Proteins from a single region of Candidatus Binatia bacterium:
- a CDS encoding citrate synthase, which yields MASSTLTILDNRTGRKYEIPVHDGAINATDLRQIKVSEEDFGLASYDPGFMNTAACQSKITYIDGDRGILRYRGYPIEELAEKSTYLETAYLVLHGELPTKSQLDDWTYNITHHSILHENIKKFIDGFHHDAHPMGMLVSTVGALSTFYTDAKNIFDAESRKKQTYRLVAKMPTIAGFAYRHSIGMPYAYPDNDLSYTGNFLNMLFKMTELKYRPHPVLERALDVLFILHADHEQNISTNVMRGVGSAQSDPYCSVAAAAAALYGPLHGGANEQVLKMLNEIGHKDKVPAFIQRVKAGEGRLMGFGHRVYKNYDPRAKIIKKVAYDVFEVKGRNPLLDIALELERIALEDDYFIKRKLYPNVDFYSGLIYQSMGLQIDMFPVLFAIARTIGWIAHWEEMLLDPEQKNKIARPRQLYRGTDKRPYVPITARK from the coding sequence ATGGCATCCAGCACTCTCACCATTCTCGATAACCGGACGGGACGGAAGTATGAAATCCCGGTTCATGACGGCGCGATCAACGCGACCGATCTGCGCCAGATAAAAGTCTCCGAAGAGGATTTCGGCCTGGCCAGCTATGACCCCGGCTTCATGAACACCGCCGCGTGCCAGAGCAAGATCACTTACATCGACGGCGACCGCGGCATCCTGCGCTATCGCGGCTATCCGATCGAGGAGCTGGCGGAGAAGAGCACCTACCTCGAGACGGCTTATCTGGTGCTGCACGGCGAGCTCCCGACCAAGTCGCAGCTCGACGACTGGACCTACAACATCACGCATCACTCGATCCTCCACGAAAACATCAAGAAGTTCATCGACGGCTTTCACCACGACGCCCATCCGATGGGCATGCTCGTGAGCACGGTCGGCGCGCTCTCGACCTTCTACACCGACGCGAAAAATATTTTCGACGCGGAATCCCGCAAGAAGCAGACCTACCGGCTGGTTGCCAAGATGCCGACGATCGCCGGGTTCGCCTATCGCCACAGTATCGGGATGCCCTACGCCTATCCCGACAACGACTTGAGCTACACGGGGAATTTCCTCAACATGCTGTTCAAGATGACCGAGCTAAAGTACCGGCCGCATCCGGTGCTGGAGCGCGCCCTCGACGTTTTGTTCATTCTCCATGCCGACCACGAGCAGAACATCAGCACGAACGTGATGCGCGGCGTCGGCAGCGCCCAGTCGGACCCCTATTGCTCCGTAGCGGCGGCGGCGGCGGCGCTTTATGGACCGCTCCACGGCGGCGCCAACGAGCAGGTTTTAAAGATGCTGAACGAGATCGGCCACAAGGACAAAGTCCCGGCCTTCATCCAAAGGGTCAAAGCGGGCGAGGGCCGGCTCATGGGCTTCGGCCATCGGGTTTACAAGAACTACGATCCGCGGGCGAAGATCATCAAGAAAGTGGCTTACGACGTCTTCGAGGTCAAAGGGCGCAACCCCCTGCTGGACATCGCGCTCGAACTGGAGCGGATCGCCTTGGAAGACGATTATTTCATCAAGCGCAAGCTCTACCCCAACGTCGATTTCTACTCCGGCCTCATCTATCAATCGATGGGGCTGCAGATCGACATGTTCCCGGTGCTGTTCGCGATCGCGCGCACGATCGGCTGGATCGCCCACTGGGAAGAGATGCTGCTCGACCCGGAACAGAAGAATAAGATCGCCCGCCCGCGCCAGCTCTACCGGGGAACCGACAAGCGCCCCTACGTTCCCATCACTGCACGGAAATAG